The Chanos chanos chromosome 6, fChaCha1.1, whole genome shotgun sequence genome includes a region encoding these proteins:
- the ecm2 gene encoding extracellular matrix protein 2 has protein sequence MKLKIILAVSLFVFLSLSLAQDQRNPLARGNRRRANQKRGRKLNSRVSAQRDRLPVNDGDDGGTIFIDSYKSIDEKEPKYNVIPGKTGQCVFRGITMFEKAVWSPKPCVTCLCSNGAVICDEITCPALRCHLTFTPTGECCPVCMDSVLDAPELSGDFPEPDDPVELDPARPRTQEEIDDILRKEEEEHRREEEHLRKKDAERKRRKKKKKEEERLRKILEEQERKEALRKKELERQKEEERRRLREEAEELAAAEEKKRREYEQKRAEEERLRMLEMEQRELLRALEEAAERADEGGRNVEDDEEEEEIVWLRGDVFQMPPPEPTPVELPPFLESSESNEEEPERVTYSLPKGCTISDVIVSCENAKLTSIPPLSIPELKSLSLEGNEITTIPAGAFNGVPNLEWIEFGKNKISSSGIDPQAFKNLKFLKRLYMDGNPLEQIPSDLPPTLEELKINENNLRGIDENSFQGLSHLLTLEMEGNLLSEGNVDPQAFAPLKELNYLRLGRNHFRTVPQGLPMSLLELHLENNLIEEIPETAFNNTKNLNVIVLRHNKIEESRIAPLTWINHRNLESIDLSHNKLYLVPSFLPKSLVHLVLVGNQIERIPGYVFAHMEPGLEYLYLSYNKLDGDGTEPESFFGTLNTMTELCLDHNQLITVPAGINEMTSLHFLRLNNNKIRHIATDAICDPLNDEDSHLVAVRLENNFIDPRKIPPTAFSCVRSYSSVVLKPQRIK, from the exons ATGAAACTGAAGATTATACTCGCTGTgtcgttgtttgttttcctgagcCTCAGTCTTGCCCAAGACCAGAGAAATCCATTGGCAAGAGGGAACAGAAGAAGAGCAAACCAAAAAAGGGGCAGAAAGTTGAATTCTAGGGTCTCGGCACAACGTGACAGGCTGCCAGTGAATGATGGAGATGACGGAGGGACCATTTTCATCGACTCTTACAAGAGTATCGATGAGAAAGAGCCCAAATACAATGTCATTCCAG GGAAAACAGGCCAGTGTGTATTCCGGGGAATCACCATGTTTGAAAAAGCTGTATGGTCTCCAAAACCATGTGTCACCTGTCTGTGCTCCAACGGGGCAGTAATCTGTGATGAGATTACCTGTCCTGCTCTGCGATGCCACCTCACATTTACACCCACAGGAGAGTGTTGCCCAGTCTGCATGGACTCAG TCCTTGACGCCCCTGAACTCTCTGGCGATTTCCCAGAGCCTGATGACCCTGTCGAGCTTGATCCTGCCAGGCCTCGTACTCAGGAAGAGATCGATGACATCctaagaaaagaagaagaagagcacaggagagaggaagagcaccTTCGTAAGAAAgatgcagaaagaaaaagacggaagaaaaagaagaaggaggaagagaggctGAGAAAAATCCTGGAAGAACAAGAGCGTAAAGAGGCTTTGAGGAAAAAGGAActagagagacaaaaggaggaAGAACGAAGACGGCTgagggaggaggcagaggagctagcagcagcagaggagaagaaaagaagggaaTATGAACAAAAGagagctgaggaggagagactgaggATGTTGGAAATGGAACAGAGGGAGCTCCTGAGAGCTCTGGAGgaagcagcagagagagcagatgaaggGGGGAGAAATGTGGAGGacgatgaggaagaggaggagattgTATGGTTGAGAGGGGATGTTTTCCAAATGCCCCCGCCTGAACCCACCCCTGTGGAACTCCCCCCCTTTCTTGAGTCCTCAGAGTCAAATGAAGAGGAGCCTGAGAGGGTCACCTATTCACTCCCCAAAGGCTGTACCATCTCTGATGTAATAGTTTCCTGTGAGAACGCCAAACTGACCAGCATTCCTCCTTTGTCTATCCCTGAGCTAAAATCTCTAAGTTTAGAGG GTAATGAAATCACAACCATTCCAGCTGGAGCCTTCAACGGTGTTCCAAACTTGGAGTGGATAGAGTTTGGTAAAAATAAGATTTCGTCATCTGGCATTGACCCCCAGGCTTTCAAA AACCTTAAATTCCTAAAACGACTCTACATGGATGGAAATCCTCTGGAACAGATTCCCTCAGATCTTCCTCCAACACTTGAAGAGCTAAAGATCAATGAGAACAACCTTCGAGGGATAGATGAAAATAGCTTTCAGG GTCTGAGCCATCTGCTAACATTAGAGATGGAGGGAAATCTGCTGAGTGAAGGAAACGTGGACCCCCAGGCCTTTGCACCATTAAAAGAACTCAACTATCTACGACTGGGTAGAAACCATTTCCGCACTGTACCTCAAGGTCTACCGATGTCTCTGCTT GAGCTGCATCTTGAGAACAATTTGATTGAAGAAATACCTGAAACAGCTTTCAATAATACCAAAAACCTGAATGTAATTGTCCTGAGACACAATAAAATAGAGGAGTCCCGAATTGCTCCCTTAACGTGGATAAATCACAG GAACCTGGAATCAATAGATCTTTCCCACAACAAGCTCTACCTAGTTCCATCCTTCCTGCCAAAGTCTTTGGTTCACCTGGTGTTGGTTGGCAATCAGATTGAGAGGATTCCAGGGTATGTGTTTGCCCATATGGAACCAGGCCTTGAGTACCTATACCTCTCATACAACAAGCTGGATGGTGATGGCACTGAGCCTGAGTCATTCTTCGGCACTCTAAATACTATGACAGAGCTGTGCCTGGACCACAACCAGCTAATCACTGTCCCAGCCGGGATCAACGAGATGACTTCCTTGCATTTTCTTcgactgaacaacaacaaaataag GCACATTGCAACAGATGCTATTTGTGATCCCCTGAATGATGAGGACTCCCATCTTGTGGCAGTGCGTCTTGAGAACAATTTCATCGACCCCCGGAAAATTCCACCCACAGCCTTCTCCTGTGTTAGATCCTACTCCAGTGTTGTTTTGAAGCCTCAGAGGATCAAGTAA
- the aspn gene encoding asporin: MRLFFLLALLVLCHGKPYKRINVMDLLKIHDIMQQDAGDDDDEDDDDDGDYDDNNFLLDCPFACQCSLRVVQCSDLGLTSVPENIPPDTLMIDLQNNDITEIKEDDFKGMGNLYALFLVNNQISKIHPKAFSNMEKLKLLYLSYNLLTQIPVNLPKNILELRIHDNKISRIQREAFKGMQSLHVLEMSANPITNNGIELGAFDSMSTLYLRIAEAKLSAIPKDLPSSLTELHLDYNKIAKVEEEDLRRYKKLLRLGLGFNQIKSVENGTMANIPSIREIHLDNNKLKKVPPGLNTLKYLQVVYLHANSINSVGVNDFCPIRSRVKKTLYSGISLYANPVKYWEIQPATFRCVSGRRGVQLGNFGRK; the protein is encoded by the exons ATGAGGTTATTTTTCCTGCTTGCTCTACTGGTTCTCTGCCATGGGAAACCATACAAGCGAATCAATGTCATGGATCTACTGAAGATCCATGACATCATGCAGCAGGATGCAGGAGACGATGATGAcgaagatgatgatgacgacggtGATTATGATGATAATAATTTCCTGTTAGACTGCCCCTTTGCGTGCCAGTGTTCTTTGAGGGTTGTTCAGTGCTCAGATCTAG GTTTAACATCGGTGCCAGAAAACATTCCACCTGACACATTGATGATTGATCTCCAAAACAATGACATTACTGAAATCAAGGAGGATGATTTCAAAGGCATGGGAAATCTCTAT GCCCTGTTTTTGGTCAACAACCAGATATCCAAAATTCATCCAAAGGCATTCAGCAACATGGAGAAACTCAAGCTTCTGTACCTGTCTTACAATTTACTGACACAAATACCTGTAAATCTCCCAAAGAACATTCTGGAGCTGAGGATCCATGACAATAAGATCAGTAGAATCCAAAGGGAAGCATTCAAAGGGATGCAGTCCTTACATGTTCTGG AGATGAGTGCAAATCCAATCACCAACAATGGGATTGAACTGGGAGCTTTTGACAGTATGTCCACCCTTTACTTGAGAATAGCAGAAGCAAAGCTTTCGGCAATACCAAAAG ACCTCCCATCATCACTTACTGAACTTCATTTGGATTACAACAAAATCGCCAAAGTAGAAGAGGAAGACCTGCGCAGATACAAAAAGTTACTAAG GCTAGGGCTGGGGTTTAATCAAATCAAGTCTGTTGAGAATGGAACAATGGCCAACATCCCTAGCATTAGAGAAATCCATTTGGAtaataacaaactgaaaaaggtCCCACCAGGCTTGAATACACTGAAGTACTTACAG GTTGTGTACCTTCATGCTAATAGCATTAACAGTGTGGGGGTGAATGACTTCTGCCCCATAAGAAGCAGGGTGAAGAAGACCCTCTATTCAGGAATCAGCCTTTATGCCAACCCTGTGAAATACTGGGAGATCCAGCCAGCAACTTTCCGTTGTGTATCTGGCCGCAGGGGGGTGCAACTGGGCAACTTTGGAAGGAAGTGA